From a region of the Verrucomicrobiales bacterium genome:
- a CDS encoding aspartate aminotransferase family protein: MSDSLDPLEGLRSEGDLNQSPQRKAWSSQHIDAETRALLAEDARYFLHQSLSTPCLNVLTGCKGPEFTDTRGRTLLDFHGNNVHQVGFAHPEVIEAITHQLQELSFCPRRYTNVPAIELAKRLTELAPGDLKRVLFAPAGSLAIGMAIKLARVATGRYKTISMWDSFHGASLDAISVGGEAMFRKGCGPLLPGCEHVPPPNPSECPFRCAGSCNLSCADYVEYVMEKEGDVASVIAETVRCTPFIPPLDYWKRIRAACDRHGALLILDEIPTCLGRTGRLFAVEHFDVVPDMLVLGKGLGGGVFPLAALLARDSLNSAMQDRALGHYTHEKNPVACAAGLATLDIIHKENLLARTTELGAYTLGRLQAMKARHPVIAEVRGLGLLMGVVLGSSHGSDSRAAELAERVMYSCFSKGLSFKITMGNILTLTPALTISRQEMDRALTILEAAITEAGSAS; this comes from the coding sequence ATGTCTGATTCCCTAGATCCGCTGGAAGGGCTAAGGTCCGAGGGGGATCTCAACCAATCCCCGCAACGGAAGGCCTGGTCCTCGCAGCACATCGATGCCGAGACCCGAGCCTTGCTGGCGGAGGATGCGCGCTACTTTCTTCATCAGTCTCTCTCGACGCCCTGCCTGAATGTGTTGACCGGCTGCAAAGGCCCGGAATTCACCGATACTCGGGGGCGCACGCTGCTCGACTTTCATGGCAACAATGTGCACCAGGTAGGTTTCGCTCATCCCGAAGTGATCGAGGCCATCACTCACCAGCTCCAAGAACTGTCCTTCTGCCCACGACGCTACACCAACGTTCCGGCGATCGAGCTGGCCAAACGCTTAACCGAGCTCGCTCCCGGCGATCTGAAACGCGTCCTCTTTGCCCCGGCCGGCAGCCTGGCCATCGGCATGGCCATCAAGCTCGCTCGAGTTGCCACCGGACGCTACAAAACCATCTCGATGTGGGATTCGTTCCATGGAGCCTCGCTCGATGCCATCTCGGTTGGTGGCGAGGCTATGTTTCGCAAGGGGTGCGGCCCACTGCTACCCGGATGCGAGCATGTCCCGCCCCCCAACCCCAGCGAGTGCCCATTTCGTTGCGCCGGCTCGTGCAACCTCAGCTGCGCCGACTATGTGGAGTATGTCATGGAGAAAGAGGGGGATGTCGCATCCGTGATCGCGGAAACCGTGCGGTGCACTCCCTTCATCCCGCCGCTCGACTACTGGAAGCGGATCCGAGCCGCTTGCGACCGTCATGGCGCCTTGTTGATTTTGGACGAGATCCCGACCTGCCTGGGACGAACGGGACGCCTGTTCGCCGTCGAGCATTTCGATGTGGTTCCCGACATGCTGGTGCTGGGCAAGGGACTCGGAGGAGGCGTGTTCCCGCTCGCAGCGCTCCTGGCCAGGGACTCACTGAATAGCGCGATGCAAGACCGCGCGCTCGGCCACTACACCCACGAGAAGAATCCCGTGGCCTGCGCGGCGGGGTTGGCCACCCTCGACATTATTCACAAGGAAAACCTCCTCGCCCGAACGACCGAGCTGGGGGCCTACACGCTGGGACGGCTGCAAGCCATGAAGGCTCGGCACCCAGTAATCGCCGAAGTGCGAGGGCTGGGCCTCTTGATGGGCGTCGTGCTGGGTTCAAGCCACGGCTCCGATTCCCGCGCGGCAGAACTTGCTGAACGAGTCATGTATTCCTGCTTTTCCAAGGGACTCAGCTTCAAAATCACCATGGGAAACATCCTCACACTGACCCCCGCCTTGACCATCTCGAGGCAAGAAATGGACCGCGCTCTAACCATCCTGGAGGCCGCCATCACCGAAGCCGGGTCGGCGAGCTAA
- the phnY gene encoding phosphonoacetaldehyde dehydrogenase — protein sequence MLKLPCYVAGKPATAGPELTVKSPYNGAVVGTVTLALHAQTEEAIAAARAFKETPSRYQRSMILDKARLLLEARRDEFAHLIASEAGLCIREGRYETGRALDVLRFASIEALRDDGQIFSCDVSPQGKERKIFTLREPLGCAVCITPFNHPLNQVAHKLAPAIAAGTPIILKPSEKTPLTALKFAELLYEAGLPGPMLSVLLGSRSEVTEPLVVDPGVELVSFTGSVEVGKRIAANAGYKKLVLELGGNDPLIVLEDADLDLAVHLAAEGSYRNSGQRCTAVKRLLIHQKILAEFTDRLVAKTREYVCGDPLDEATRVGTVIDENSAIYLDTVVKEAVAAGARVLIGGERRGALYPPTVISQVPRGCRMVDCESFGPLAPILAIKSLDDAIELANSTAFGLSSGVVTRSLDSALQAVKRLKCGTVNINEVPGFRIESSPFGGIKDSGLGIKEGVIEAIKCFSFVKTFSLPW from the coding sequence ATGCTGAAGCTCCCTTGCTATGTTGCCGGAAAGCCCGCCACGGCCGGCCCTGAATTGACGGTGAAAAGCCCCTACAACGGGGCTGTCGTGGGCACGGTGACCTTGGCCCTTCATGCCCAGACAGAAGAAGCGATCGCGGCCGCCCGTGCCTTCAAGGAAACCCCGTCACGCTACCAACGCTCGATGATCCTCGACAAGGCCCGGCTGCTGCTCGAGGCCCGACGCGATGAATTCGCACACCTCATCGCCAGCGAGGCGGGGCTCTGCATTCGGGAAGGTCGCTATGAAACCGGCCGTGCGTTGGACGTATTGCGCTTTGCTTCGATCGAAGCGTTGCGTGATGACGGCCAGATTTTTTCCTGCGACGTCTCACCGCAGGGGAAGGAGCGCAAAATCTTCACCCTCAGGGAACCCCTGGGCTGCGCCGTCTGCATCACGCCCTTCAACCACCCGCTGAACCAGGTGGCGCATAAGCTCGCGCCCGCCATCGCCGCGGGCACCCCGATCATCCTCAAACCGTCGGAAAAGACGCCATTGACTGCCCTGAAGTTCGCCGAACTGCTCTACGAGGCTGGGTTGCCAGGACCCATGTTGAGCGTGCTGCTGGGGTCGCGTTCGGAAGTCACAGAGCCGCTGGTTGTCGATCCCGGCGTGGAACTGGTGTCCTTCACTGGAAGTGTCGAGGTCGGCAAACGGATCGCGGCCAATGCCGGCTATAAAAAGCTGGTGCTGGAGCTCGGCGGCAACGATCCGCTGATTGTCCTGGAGGATGCCGATCTGGATCTGGCTGTGCATCTGGCCGCCGAGGGTAGCTATCGCAATTCCGGACAGCGCTGCACCGCCGTCAAGAGGCTGCTCATCCACCAGAAAATCCTGGCGGAGTTCACCGATCGCCTGGTGGCCAAAACCCGGGAATACGTCTGTGGCGATCCCTTGGACGAGGCGACTCGCGTCGGGACGGTAATCGACGAAAACTCCGCCATCTATCTCGACACAGTGGTCAAGGAAGCAGTCGCCGCCGGGGCTCGAGTGCTGATTGGGGGAGAACGCCGGGGCGCCCTCTATCCTCCCACGGTCATCAGCCAGGTCCCACGCGGTTGCCGCATGGTCGATTGCGAAAGCTTCGGCCCACTGGCGCCCATCTTGGCCATCAAGAGCCTCGACGATGCCATCGAACTCGCCAACAGCACCGCCTTCGGGCTCAGTTCGGGAGTGGTCACCCGCTCTCTCGACTCCGCACTCCAGGCGGTCAAGCGCCTCAAATGTGGCACGGTGAACATCAACGAAGTGCCGGGCTTCCGCATCGAGAGCAGCCCGTTTGGCGGAATCAAGGACAGCGGGCTCGGCATTAAGGAGGGAGTCATCGAAGCCATTAAGTGTTTTAGTTTCGTCAAAACGTTCAGCCTTCCCTGGTGA
- the phnA gene encoding phosphonoacetate hydrolase: MPHPTRQPFSANGIQYTPPARPVAVICLDGSSDEYLNAALIRDRMPNLKGMILSGYRGVARGAMPSFTNVNNSSIVTGVPPSVHGIGGNFFFDTSIGQEVMMNSSKFLRCETLFPAAAQSGRKVAVVTAKEKLRDIFASGLLQKGGIAFSSEKAGQAAMPTHGIEKVESLVGPTPQIYSGDASLYVLKAGTALIEKGIADFLYLSTTDFMQHKYAPAAAEAVDFYAGIDAEIGRMLKLGAVLGITADHGMNAKQNADGSPNVFYLESELVQKFGPGFRVILPITDPYVVHHGALGSFAQVHVPTALTSAPALAEVSAWLLKQRGVSEVLDRSTAARLMELPSDRMGDLVVCSGRDAVLGRTPEYHDLKAIEGGLRSHGGRYEEMVPFLFSAPLRPAYATRALGDPRNYQIFDFTLNGIQCD; this comes from the coding sequence ATGCCCCATCCCACGCGTCAGCCGTTTTCCGCCAATGGCATCCAATACACCCCACCAGCTCGCCCGGTGGCAGTGATCTGCTTGGACGGATCCTCCGATGAGTATCTCAACGCCGCGCTCATTCGCGATCGAATGCCAAACCTGAAAGGCATGATCCTCAGCGGCTACCGCGGGGTCGCTCGCGGGGCAATGCCATCGTTCACCAACGTGAACAACAGCTCGATCGTCACCGGAGTGCCCCCCAGCGTGCACGGGATCGGAGGAAATTTCTTTTTCGACACCTCCATCGGCCAGGAGGTCATGATGAACTCCTCCAAGTTCCTCCGCTGTGAAACGTTGTTCCCGGCCGCCGCGCAATCCGGAAGGAAGGTCGCCGTGGTGACCGCCAAGGAGAAGCTGCGCGACATCTTTGCATCCGGCCTCCTGCAGAAGGGGGGAATCGCCTTCTCCTCCGAGAAGGCGGGCCAGGCGGCGATGCCCACTCACGGCATCGAGAAGGTCGAATCACTGGTCGGGCCGACCCCGCAGATCTACAGTGGCGATGCGAGCCTCTACGTGCTGAAGGCAGGCACAGCCCTGATCGAAAAGGGGATCGCCGATTTCCTTTACCTCTCCACCACCGACTTCATGCAGCACAAATATGCGCCGGCTGCAGCGGAAGCAGTGGATTTCTACGCCGGCATCGACGCCGAGATCGGCCGCATGCTGAAGCTGGGCGCAGTGCTCGGCATCACCGCCGACCATGGGATGAATGCCAAGCAGAATGCGGACGGTTCACCCAACGTGTTCTACCTGGAGAGCGAGCTGGTTCAAAAATTTGGCCCAGGATTCCGGGTGATCTTGCCCATCACCGATCCCTACGTCGTTCACCATGGAGCACTCGGCTCGTTCGCTCAGGTCCATGTGCCGACGGCTTTGACCTCCGCCCCCGCCCTCGCCGAAGTGAGCGCCTGGCTGCTGAAGCAACGCGGGGTCTCCGAGGTTTTGGACCGCAGCACAGCCGCCCGATTGATGGAGCTTCCATCGGACCGCATGGGGGATCTGGTGGTATGCTCTGGTCGGGATGCGGTGCTGGGCCGCACTCCCGAGTATCACGATCTCAAAGCCATCGAAGGCGGCTTGCGCTCCCATGGCGGGCGATACGAGGAGATGGTGCCCTTCCTCTTCAGCGCCCCGCTGCGCCCCGCCTACGCCACCCGGGCATTGGGCGATCCCCGTAACTACCAGATCTTCGATTTCACCCTAAATGGTATCCAGTGCGACTAA